A region from the Variovorax sp. V93 genome encodes:
- the mlaE gene encoding lipid asymmetry maintenance ABC transporter permease subunit MlaE — MSWWNPADIGFAVRSKLADLGYGAKLFLRLLVRGARSLQRFGLVRDQIHFLGNYSLAIIAVSGLFVGFVLGLQMYYALQRYGSSEALGLLVALSLVRELGPVVAALLFTGRAGTSLTAEIGLMKAGEQLSAMEMMAVDPVQRILAPRFWAGVITMPLLAAVFSAVGIMGGYVVGVLMLGVDPGAFWGQMQGGVDVWRDVGNGVIKSIVFGFTVTFIALLQGYEAQPTPEGVSRATTRTVVMASLSVLGLDFLLTAMMFSI; from the coding sequence ATGAGCTGGTGGAACCCCGCCGACATCGGCTTTGCCGTGCGCAGCAAGCTGGCCGACCTGGGCTACGGCGCCAAGCTGTTCCTGCGCCTGCTGGTGCGGGGGGCACGAAGCTTGCAGCGCTTCGGCCTGGTGCGCGACCAGATCCATTTCCTGGGCAACTACTCGCTGGCCATCATTGCGGTGTCGGGGCTCTTCGTCGGCTTCGTGCTGGGCCTGCAGATGTACTACGCGCTGCAGCGCTACGGCTCGTCCGAGGCGCTCGGACTTTTGGTGGCACTGAGCCTGGTGCGCGAGCTCGGGCCGGTGGTGGCGGCCCTGCTGTTCACGGGGCGTGCCGGCACTTCGCTCACCGCGGAGATCGGCCTCATGAAGGCCGGCGAGCAGCTCAGCGCCATGGAGATGATGGCGGTCGACCCGGTGCAGCGCATTCTTGCGCCGCGTTTCTGGGCCGGCGTGATCACGATGCCGCTGCTGGCGGCCGTGTTCAGCGCGGTCGGCATCATGGGCGGCTACGTGGTGGGCGTGCTGATGCTGGGTGTCGACCCGGGCGCGTTCTGGGGCCAGATGCAGGGCGGCGTCGACGTCTGGCGCGACGTGGGCAACGGCGTGATCAAGAGCATCGTGTTCGGTTTCACCGTGACCTTCATCGCGCTGCTGCAGGGCTACGAGGCCCAGCCAACGCCCGAAGGCGTGTCGCGCGCGACGACGCGCACGGTGGTGATGGCGTCGCTCTCGGTGCTCGGGCTCGACTTCCTGCTCACGGCCATGATGTTCAGTATTTGA
- a CDS encoding lipid asymmetry maintenance protein MlaB: MLVLPSKLTHDEAPACMRMLQQGLTGQTDTSTVVDASALAQFDSSALAVLLECRRESSALGRGFAVKGLSPRLRELAALYGIAGLLPAAP, from the coding sequence ATGCTGGTCCTGCCCTCCAAACTCACCCACGATGAAGCCCCGGCCTGCATGCGCATGCTGCAGCAGGGGCTGACGGGGCAGACCGACACATCCACGGTGGTGGACGCCAGCGCGCTCGCGCAGTTCGATTCCTCGGCCTTGGCGGTGCTGCTGGAGTGCCGCCGCGAATCGAGCGCGCTCGGCCGGGGCTTCGCGGTCAAGGGGCTTTCGCCGCGGCTGCGCGAACTGGCTGCGCTCTACGGCATCGCGGGGCTTCTGCCGGCGGCGCCCTGA
- a CDS encoding phospholipid-binding protein MlaC, producing the protein MNNKILKRRGFGRLVLASALLFGAATAFVRPAQAADEAPDALVKRLSTDVLETIKADTSIKAGDINKIMVLVDSKIMPNVNFQRMTASAVGPAWRQATPEQQKKLQEEFKTLLVRTYAGALDQVSDQTVTVRPFRGSPEDTEVLVRTEVKGRGDPVQLDYRLEKTPGQGGGWKVYNLNVLGVWLVDTYRTQFSQEINARGIDGLIAALAARNKGNNGKS; encoded by the coding sequence ATGAACAACAAGATCTTGAAACGACGCGGCTTCGGCCGCCTGGTTCTGGCCAGCGCCTTGCTCTTCGGTGCCGCGACGGCTTTCGTGCGTCCGGCGCAGGCCGCCGACGAAGCGCCTGACGCGCTGGTGAAGCGTTTGTCGACCGACGTGCTCGAAACCATCAAGGCCGACACCTCCATCAAGGCGGGCGACATCAACAAGATCATGGTGCTGGTCGACAGCAAGATCATGCCCAACGTCAACTTCCAGCGCATGACGGCCTCCGCCGTCGGCCCGGCATGGCGCCAGGCCACGCCCGAGCAGCAGAAGAAGCTGCAGGAAGAATTCAAGACCCTGCTGGTGCGCACCTATGCCGGCGCGCTCGACCAGGTGAGCGACCAGACGGTCACGGTGCGCCCGTTCCGCGGGTCGCCTGAAGATACCGAGGTGCTGGTTCGCACCGAGGTCAAGGGCCGGGGCGATCCGGTGCAGCTCGACTACCGGCTCGAGAAAACGCCCGGCCAGGGCGGCGGCTGGAAGGTCTACAACCTCAATGTGCTGGGCGTCTGGCTGGTCGACACCTACCGCACCCAGTTCTCGCAGGAAATCAACGCCCGCGGCATCGACGGCCTGATTGCAGCGCTGGCGGCGCGCAACAAGGGCAACAACGGCAAGAGCTGA
- the murA gene encoding UDP-N-acetylglucosamine 1-carboxyvinyltransferase, whose translation MDKLLIRGGRQLRGEVLISGAKNAALPELCAALLTDQPVTLHNVPRLQDVSTMLKLVRNMGVSAERDDNGTVRLDAGDLSNPEAPYELVKTMRASVLALGPLLARFGRAKVSLPGGCAIGSRPVDQHIKGLQAMGAEIVVEHGYMIASLPAGRTRLKGARILTDMVTVTGTENFLMAAALAEGETLLENAAQEPEIVDLAEMLIRMGAKIEGHGTSHIRIQGVERLHGCEHAVVADRIEAGTFLCAVAATGGDVFLRHARADHMDAVIDKLRDAGCTVAAQEGGVRISSSAPACEHLKAQSFSTTEYPGFPTDMQAQFMALNVIARGASMVTETIFENRFMHVNEMVRLGATIHVEGKVAMVEGVQQLSGATVMATDLRASASLVIAGLVAEGETLVDRIYHLDRGYDRMEAKLRGLGADIERISGAAA comes from the coding sequence ATGGACAAACTTCTGATTCGCGGCGGGCGCCAGCTCCGCGGCGAGGTACTCATTTCCGGCGCCAAGAACGCAGCCTTGCCGGAACTGTGCGCCGCGCTCCTGACCGACCAGCCCGTGACGCTGCACAACGTGCCGCGCCTGCAGGACGTGTCGACCATGCTCAAGCTGGTGCGCAACATGGGCGTTTCGGCCGAGCGCGACGACAACGGCACGGTGCGGCTCGATGCGGGCGACCTCAGCAACCCCGAGGCGCCCTACGAACTGGTGAAGACCATGCGCGCCTCCGTGCTGGCGCTGGGTCCGCTGCTCGCGCGCTTCGGCCGTGCCAAGGTGTCGCTGCCGGGCGGCTGCGCCATCGGCTCGCGGCCGGTCGACCAGCACATCAAGGGCCTGCAGGCGATGGGCGCCGAGATCGTGGTCGAGCACGGCTACATGATCGCCAGCCTGCCGGCCGGGCGCACCCGCCTGAAGGGCGCGCGCATCCTGACCGACATGGTCACCGTCACCGGCACCGAGAACTTCCTCATGGCGGCGGCGCTCGCCGAGGGCGAAACGCTGCTCGAAAACGCCGCGCAGGAGCCCGAGATCGTCGACCTGGCCGAAATGCTGATCCGCATGGGCGCGAAGATCGAGGGCCACGGCACCAGCCACATCCGCATCCAGGGCGTGGAGAGGCTGCACGGCTGCGAGCACGCCGTGGTGGCCGACCGCATCGAGGCCGGCACCTTCCTGTGCGCCGTTGCGGCCACGGGCGGCGACGTGTTCCTGCGCCATGCACGGGCCGACCACATGGACGCGGTGATCGACAAGCTGCGCGACGCCGGCTGCACCGTCGCGGCGCAAGAAGGCGGCGTGCGCATCAGCTCCAGCGCGCCGGCCTGCGAGCACCTCAAGGCGCAGAGCTTCAGCACTACCGAATACCCGGGCTTCCCGACCGACATGCAGGCCCAGTTCATGGCCCTGAACGTGATCGCGCGCGGCGCCTCGATGGTCACCGAGACCATCTTCGAGAACCGCTTCATGCACGTGAACGAGATGGTGCGCCTGGGCGCGACGATCCACGTCGAGGGCAAGGTGGCGATGGTCGAGGGCGTGCAGCAGCTCTCGGGCGCCACCGTGATGGCGACCGACCTGCGCGCCTCGGCCAGCCTGGTGATCGCCGGCCTGGTGGCCGAGGGCGAGACGCTGGTCGACCGCATCTACCACCTGGACCGCGGCTACGACCGCATGGAAGCCAAGCTGCGCGGCCTGGGCGCCGACATCGAACGCATTTCGGGAGCCGCCGCATGA
- a CDS encoding ABC transporter permease has product MTGWHALLYKETLRFWKVGFQTVGAPVLTALLYLMVFGHVLEDHVKVYGSVGYTAFLVPGLVMMSVLQNAFANSSSSIIQSKIMGNLVFVLLTPLSHWGWFFAYVGSSVIRGLAVGLGVFVVTMFFAMPSFVAPVWILVFALLGSAMLGTLGLIAGLWAEKFDQMAVFQNFLIMPMTFLSGVFYSIGSLPPFWQGVSHLNPFFYMIDGFRYGFFGVSDASPWLSLGIVGAAWLVVSAIAVHLLRIGYKIRG; this is encoded by the coding sequence GTGACGGGTTGGCACGCGCTGCTCTACAAGGAAACGCTGCGCTTCTGGAAGGTCGGCTTCCAGACCGTCGGCGCGCCGGTGCTCACCGCGCTGCTCTACCTGATGGTGTTCGGCCATGTGCTCGAAGACCATGTGAAGGTCTACGGCTCGGTCGGCTACACCGCCTTCCTGGTGCCGGGCCTCGTGATGATGAGCGTGCTCCAGAACGCCTTCGCCAACAGCTCGTCGTCGATCATCCAGAGCAAGATCATGGGCAACCTGGTGTTCGTGCTGCTCACGCCGCTGTCGCACTGGGGCTGGTTCTTTGCCTACGTGGGTTCGTCGGTAATCCGCGGGCTGGCCGTGGGGCTCGGCGTGTTCGTGGTCACGATGTTCTTCGCCATGCCGAGCTTCGTTGCGCCCGTCTGGATTCTCGTTTTCGCGCTGCTGGGCTCCGCCATGCTCGGCACCCTGGGGCTCATTGCCGGCCTGTGGGCCGAGAAGTTCGACCAGATGGCGGTGTTCCAGAACTTCCTGATCATGCCCATGACCTTTCTCTCGGGCGTTTTCTATTCCATCGGCTCGCTGCCGCCGTTCTGGCAGGGCGTGAGCCACCTGAACCCGTTCTTCTACATGATCGACGGCTTCCGCTACGGCTTCTTCGGCGTGAGCGACGCCTCGCCCTGGCTCAGCCTGGGCATCGTCGGCGCGGCCTGGCTGGTGGTGAGCGCCATTGCCGTCCACCTGCTGCGCATCGGCTACAAAATCCGCGGTTGA
- the hisC gene encoding histidinol-phosphate transaminase, protein MTSSSPAARPIDRIRSDVQSMHAYAVQDARGFVKLDAMENPFGLPSALQAELGARLGALALNRYPGERGADLQRALAAHAQMPEGFSLMLGNGSDELISLLAIACDVPGAAVLAPVPGFVMYAMSAKLQGLRFVGVPLTADFELDEAAMLSAIAREKPAIVYLAYPNNPTANLWDDAAIEKIVQAQGEQGGLVVIDEAYQPFAARSYIDRLARHGHVLLMRTLSKFGLAGIRLGYLMGPAALVAQIDKVRPPYNISVLNCECALFALEHAEVFEAQARQIRDERHRLMMGLGRLAGVKAWPSDANMILVRVPDAAKAFEGMKARGILVKNVSKMHELLANCLRLTVGTADENARMLAALEASL, encoded by the coding sequence ATGACATCTTCTTCCCCCGCCGCCCGCCCGATCGACCGCATCCGCTCCGACGTGCAGTCCATGCACGCCTATGCAGTGCAGGACGCACGTGGCTTCGTCAAGCTCGACGCCATGGAAAACCCGTTCGGCCTGCCGTCCGCGCTGCAGGCCGAGCTTGGCGCGCGGCTCGGCGCGCTGGCGCTCAACCGCTATCCGGGCGAGCGCGGGGCCGACCTGCAGCGCGCACTGGCCGCGCACGCACAGATGCCCGAGGGCTTTTCGCTGATGCTGGGCAATGGCTCCGACGAACTGATCTCGCTGCTCGCCATCGCCTGCGACGTGCCTGGCGCCGCGGTGCTCGCGCCCGTTCCGGGCTTCGTGATGTACGCCATGAGCGCGAAGCTGCAGGGCCTGCGCTTCGTCGGCGTGCCGCTCACGGCCGATTTCGAGCTCGACGAGGCGGCCATGCTGTCGGCCATTGCGCGCGAGAAGCCGGCCATCGTGTACCTGGCGTATCCGAACAATCCCACCGCCAACCTCTGGGACGATGCTGCCATCGAGAAGATCGTGCAGGCCCAGGGCGAGCAGGGCGGCCTGGTGGTGATCGACGAGGCCTACCAGCCCTTTGCGGCCCGGAGCTACATCGACCGCCTCGCGCGGCATGGCCACGTGCTGCTGATGCGCACGCTCAGCAAGTTCGGCCTGGCCGGCATCCGCCTCGGCTACCTCATGGGCCCGGCCGCGCTGGTCGCCCAGATCGACAAGGTGCGCCCGCCCTACAACATCAGCGTGCTCAATTGCGAATGCGCACTGTTCGCGCTCGAGCACGCCGAGGTGTTCGAGGCCCAGGCGAGGCAGATCCGCGACGAGCGCCACCGCCTCATGATGGGGCTGGGCCGGCTTGCGGGCGTGAAGGCCTGGCCGAGCGACGCCAACATGATCCTCGTGCGCGTGCCCGATGCCGCCAAGGCCTTCGAGGGCATGAAGGCGCGCGGGATTCTTGTGAAGAACGTTTCTAAAATGCACGAACTGCTCGCAAACTGCCTGCGCCTCACCGTCGGAACGGCCGACGAGAATGCGCGGATGCTCGCGGCACTCGAAGCCTCACTATGA
- the hisB gene encoding imidazoleglycerol-phosphate dehydratase HisB, which yields MTTPQTADRTASVTRNTAETKITVSVNLDGTGKARLSTGIGFFDHMLDQIARHGLIDLEIDCQGDLHIDGHHTVEDVGITLGQAVAKAVGDKKGIRRYGHAYVPLDEALSRVVIDFSGRPGLVMHVPFTSGMIGTFDSQLTYEFFQGFVNHAFVTLHIDNLKGVNAHHQCETVFKAFARAMRGALELDPRSVGVIPSTKGSL from the coding sequence ATGACCACCCCCCAGACCGCCGATCGCACCGCATCGGTCACCCGCAACACCGCCGAGACGAAGATCACCGTCAGCGTCAACCTGGACGGCACCGGCAAGGCCAGGCTCTCCACGGGCATCGGCTTCTTCGACCACATGCTCGACCAGATCGCCCGCCATGGCCTGATCGACCTCGAGATCGACTGCCAGGGCGACCTGCACATCGACGGCCATCACACGGTGGAAGACGTGGGCATCACGCTGGGCCAGGCGGTGGCCAAGGCCGTGGGCGACAAGAAGGGCATCCGCCGCTACGGCCACGCCTATGTGCCGCTCGACGAGGCGCTGAGCCGCGTGGTCATCGACTTCTCGGGCCGCCCGGGCCTGGTGATGCACGTGCCGTTCACGAGCGGCATGATCGGCACCTTCGACAGCCAGCTCACCTACGAGTTCTTCCAGGGCTTCGTCAACCACGCCTTCGTCACGCTGCACATCGACAACCTCAAGGGCGTCAATGCGCACCACCAGTGCGAGACCGTGTTCAAGGCCTTTGCGCGCGCGATGCGCGGTGCGCTCGAACTCGATCCGCGCTCCGTCGGCGTCATTCCATCGACCAAGGGTTCGCTCTGA
- the hisD gene encoding histidinol dehydrogenase translates to MTSKAAPLRLSTASAGFDAEFKARLHWSADADAAIEKVVADILADVQKRCDEAVLAYTNRFDKLDAKTLPELELTQAELKAAFEALPAAQRDALEAAARRVRSYHEAQKKASGESWSYRDADGTLLGQKVTPLDRVGIYVPGGKAAYPSSVLMNAIPAHVAGVGEIIMVVPTPKGEKNQLVLAAAYVAGVTRGFTIGGAQAVAALAYGTATIPAVDKITGPGNAYVAAAKRRVFGTVGIDMIAGPSEILVLADGSTPPDWVAMDLFSQAEHDELAQSILLCPDAAYIDRVQAEIDRLLPGMPRAEIIAASLNGRGALIHTRSMEEACEISNRIAPEHLEVSSSEPQRWEPLLRHAGAIFLGAFTSESLGDYCAGPNHVLPTSGTARFSSPLGVYDFQKRSSLIEVSEAGAQVLGPIAVTLAEGEGLQAHAEAARMRLRRI, encoded by the coding sequence ATGACCTCGAAAGCAGCCCCCCTTCGCCTGTCCACGGCTTCAGCCGGCTTCGACGCTGAATTCAAGGCGCGGCTGCATTGGTCCGCGGATGCCGACGCGGCCATCGAGAAGGTGGTGGCCGACATCCTGGCCGACGTGCAGAAGCGCTGCGATGAGGCGGTGCTCGCATACACGAACCGTTTCGACAAGCTGGACGCGAAGACGCTGCCCGAACTGGAACTGACGCAAGCCGAATTGAAGGCCGCATTCGAGGCACTGCCCGCGGCGCAGCGCGATGCGCTCGAAGCCGCCGCGCGCCGGGTGCGCAGCTATCACGAGGCCCAGAAGAAGGCCAGCGGGGAGAGCTGGAGCTACCGCGACGCCGACGGCACGCTGCTGGGCCAGAAAGTCACGCCGCTCGACCGAGTGGGCATCTACGTGCCGGGCGGCAAGGCCGCCTATCCGTCGAGCGTGCTGATGAACGCCATTCCGGCGCACGTGGCGGGCGTGGGCGAGATCATCATGGTCGTGCCGACTCCAAAGGGGGAGAAGAACCAGCTCGTGCTCGCTGCCGCCTACGTGGCCGGCGTGACGCGCGGCTTCACCATCGGCGGCGCGCAGGCCGTGGCCGCGCTGGCCTACGGCACCGCCACCATTCCCGCGGTCGACAAGATCACCGGCCCCGGCAACGCCTACGTGGCCGCCGCCAAGCGCCGCGTGTTCGGCACCGTGGGCATCGACATGATCGCGGGCCCGAGTGAAATCCTCGTGCTGGCCGACGGCAGCACGCCGCCCGACTGGGTGGCGATGGACCTGTTCAGCCAGGCCGAGCACGACGAGCTCGCGCAGAGCATCCTGCTGTGCCCCGATGCCGCGTACATCGACCGCGTGCAGGCCGAAATCGACCGCCTGCTGCCCGGCATGCCGCGCGCCGAGATCATCGCCGCTTCGCTCAACGGCCGCGGCGCGCTCATCCACACCAGGAGCATGGAAGAGGCCTGCGAGATCAGCAACCGCATCGCCCCGGAGCACCTGGAGGTGAGCAGCAGCGAGCCGCAGCGCTGGGAGCCGCTGCTGCGCCACGCCGGCGCGATCTTCCTCGGCGCCTTCACCAGCGAGAGCCTGGGCGACTACTGCGCGGGCCCCAACCACGTGCTGCCCACGAGCGGCACGGCGCGCTTCTCGAGCCCGCTGGGGGTGTACGACTTCCAGAAGCGCTCGAGCCTCATCGAAGTGAGCGAAGCCGGCGCGCAGGTGCTCGGCCCTATCGCCGTCACGCTGGCCGAAGGCGAAGGCCTGCAGGCGCACGCCGAGGCGGCGCGCATGCGGCTGCGCAGGATCTGA
- a CDS encoding ABC transporter ATP-binding protein, which yields MPAISFQSVSKTYPPSRQQRAQGKQGLRAVDEVSFQIEPGEFFGLLGPNGAGKTTLISMLAGLSRPTAGAISVHGFDVQRDYAEARRQLGIVPQELVFDPFFNVRESLRIQSGYFGIKNNEPWIDELLQSLGLADKATANMRQLSGGMKRRVLVAQALVHKPPVIVLDEPTAGVDVELRQTLWQFVARLNKEGSTVLLTTHYLEEAEALCSRIAMLKLGKVIALDRTSELLKSAASNVLRFKTDAMLPWAIAQHARITGRIVQLPAQNAHEVEQLLAAIREAGVAVEDVEMRKADLEDVFIDLMAGEQTPLEVAR from the coding sequence ATGCCCGCGATCTCATTCCAATCGGTCTCCAAGACCTACCCTCCCTCCAGACAGCAGCGGGCCCAAGGCAAGCAGGGGCTGCGCGCCGTCGACGAGGTCAGCTTCCAGATCGAGCCGGGCGAGTTCTTCGGCCTGCTCGGGCCCAATGGCGCGGGCAAGACCACGCTCATCAGCATGCTGGCCGGCCTGTCCCGTCCCACGGCCGGCGCCATCAGCGTCCATGGCTTCGACGTGCAGCGCGACTATGCCGAGGCCCGGCGCCAGCTCGGCATCGTGCCGCAGGAGCTGGTGTTCGACCCCTTCTTCAACGTGCGCGAATCGCTGCGCATCCAGTCGGGCTACTTCGGCATCAAGAACAACGAGCCCTGGATCGACGAGCTGCTGCAAAGCCTGGGCCTGGCCGACAAGGCCACGGCCAACATGCGCCAGCTCTCGGGCGGCATGAAGCGCCGGGTGCTGGTGGCGCAGGCGCTGGTGCACAAGCCGCCCGTGATCGTGCTGGACGAGCCCACCGCCGGGGTCGACGTCGAATTGCGCCAGACGCTCTGGCAGTTCGTCGCCAGGCTCAACAAAGAGGGCAGCACCGTGCTGCTGACCACCCACTACCTCGAAGAGGCGGAGGCGCTGTGCAGCCGCATCGCGATGCTCAAGCTCGGCAAGGTGATCGCCCTGGACCGCACCAGCGAGCTCCTGAAGTCGGCCGCCAGCAACGTGCTGCGCTTCAAGACCGACGCCATGCTGCCCTGGGCCATCGCGCAGCATGCGCGCATCACCGGGCGCATCGTGCAGCTGCCGGCGCAGAACGCCCATGAAGTCGAACAACTGCTGGCCGCGATCCGCGAAGCCGGCGTCGCAGTGGAAGACGTGGAAATGCGCAAGGCCGACCTGGAAGACGTGTTCATCGACCTGATGGCGGGCGAGCAGACGCCGTTGGAGGTTGCAAGATGA
- a CDS encoding BolA family protein, with product MTAEQLQALIQSHLPCEHITLEGDGRHWYATIVSAEFEGKRAIQRHQRVYATLGAKMHTDEVHALSMKTYTPAEWAALEK from the coding sequence ATGACCGCCGAACAACTCCAGGCCCTGATCCAGTCCCACCTTCCCTGCGAGCACATCACGCTCGAAGGCGACGGCCGGCATTGGTACGCCACCATCGTCTCGGCCGAATTCGAGGGCAAGCGCGCGATTCAGCGCCATCAGCGGGTCTACGCGACCCTGGGTGCGAAAATGCATACCGACGAGGTGCATGCGCTCTCGATGAAGACCTACACGCCGGCCGAATGGGCGGCGTTGGAAAAATAA
- a CDS encoding VacJ family lipoprotein, translating to MKTSFFSPFAINKIAKYARWAGAAAAFSLIAGCATGPGANPADPFEPMNRGITRFNDTVDEAVLVPVATAYQRVLPSMVRTGVGNFFGNLGDVWSFVNSVAQLKLQNSAETFMRVNVNTLFGLGGLLDIATEAGIDRHEEDFGQTLGRWGVGAGPYVVLPVFGPSTLRDTAALPVDRAGSVLGNMNDVAWRNSLSFLEAVDTRAKYLRAGRLLDDAALDKYTFTRDAFLQHRRNDVYDGNPPDDEGGK from the coding sequence ATGAAAACAAGCTTTTTTTCGCCATTTGCTATCAATAAAATAGCGAAATACGCCCGCTGGGCGGGTGCAGCCGCCGCTTTTTCGCTCATCGCGGGATGCGCAACCGGCCCCGGGGCCAATCCGGCCGACCCTTTCGAGCCCATGAACCGAGGCATCACCCGCTTCAACGACACGGTCGACGAGGCCGTGCTCGTGCCCGTGGCCACCGCCTACCAGCGCGTGCTGCCTTCCATGGTGCGCACCGGCGTGGGCAATTTCTTCGGCAACCTGGGCGACGTCTGGAGCTTCGTCAACAGCGTGGCCCAGCTCAAGCTGCAGAACAGTGCTGAGACCTTCATGCGGGTCAATGTCAACACTTTGTTCGGGCTCGGCGGCCTTCTCGACATTGCCACCGAGGCGGGCATCGACCGCCACGAAGAGGATTTCGGCCAGACGCTGGGCCGCTGGGGCGTGGGCGCCGGACCGTACGTGGTGCTGCCGGTGTTCGGCCCGTCGACCCTGCGCGATACGGCCGCATTGCCGGTGGACCGCGCCGGCAGCGTGCTCGGCAACATGAACGACGTGGCCTGGCGCAATTCGCTGTCTTTCCTAGAGGCTGTCGATACCCGGGCGAAGTACCTGCGCGCCGGCCGTTTGCTCGACGATGCGGCGCTCGACAAGTACACCTTCACGCGCGACGCCTTCCTGCAGCATCGCCGCAACGACGTCTACGACGGCAATCCGCCTGACGACGAAGGCGGAAAATAA
- the mlaD gene encoding outer membrane lipid asymmetry maintenance protein MlaD, with product MQRSNNDIWVGLFVLIGGAALLFLALQSANLLSLNFQKTYNVTARFDNIGGLKPQTAVKSAGVVVGRVESISFDDKSFQASVTLALQNRYSFPKDSSLKILTSGLLGEQYIGIEAGAEEKNLQAGDTVTSTQSAVVLENLISQFLYSKAAEGNTSTPGTANKK from the coding sequence ATGCAACGTTCCAACAACGACATCTGGGTCGGCCTGTTCGTGCTGATCGGCGGCGCGGCGCTGCTGTTCCTCGCGCTGCAGTCGGCCAACCTGCTGAGCCTGAATTTCCAGAAGACCTACAACGTCACCGCGCGTTTCGACAACATCGGCGGCCTCAAGCCGCAAACGGCGGTCAAGAGCGCCGGCGTGGTGGTCGGCCGCGTGGAATCCATCTCGTTCGACGACAAGTCTTTTCAGGCCAGCGTCACACTGGCATTGCAAAACCGTTACAGTTTTCCCAAGGACAGCTCGCTCAAGATCCTGACCAGTGGCCTGCTCGGCGAGCAGTACATCGGAATCGAGGCGGGCGCCGAGGAGAAGAACCTGCAAGCCGGCGACACCGTCACCTCGACCCAGTCGGCCGTGGTGCTGGAAAACCTGATCAGCCAGTTCCTCTACAGCAAGGCGGCCGAAGGAAACACTTCGACGCCGGGAACAGCCAACAAGAAATGA
- the hisG gene encoding ATP phosphoribosyltransferase — MITLALSKGRIFEETMPLLAAAGIEVTEDPEKSRKLILATTRPDVRVVLVRASDVPTYVQYGGADLGVTGLDVLLENGNQGMYQPLDLRIAACRLSVAVRADYDYASAVKQGSRLRVATKYVGLARDFFATKGVHVDLIKLYGSMELAPLTGLADAIVDLVSTGSTLKANHLVEVERIMDISARLVVNQAALKLKREPIRRIIDAFASAIPSA, encoded by the coding sequence ATGATCACCCTGGCGCTCTCGAAAGGCCGCATCTTCGAAGAGACGATGCCGCTGTTGGCCGCGGCCGGCATCGAGGTCACCGAAGACCCCGAAAAATCGCGCAAGCTGATCCTGGCCACCACCCGGCCCGACGTGCGCGTGGTGCTGGTGCGCGCCTCCGACGTGCCCACCTACGTGCAGTATGGCGGCGCCGACCTCGGCGTGACCGGTTTGGACGTGCTGCTCGAAAACGGCAACCAGGGCATGTACCAGCCGCTGGACCTGCGCATCGCGGCCTGCCGCCTCAGCGTGGCAGTGCGCGCCGACTACGACTACGCCTCGGCCGTGAAGCAGGGCTCGCGCCTTCGGGTCGCCACCAAGTACGTGGGCCTGGCGCGCGACTTCTTCGCCACCAAGGGCGTGCACGTCGACCTGATCAAGCTCTACGGCAGCATGGAGCTCGCACCGCTCACTGGCCTGGCCGACGCCATCGTCGACCTGGTCTCGACCGGCAGCACGCTCAAGGCCAACCACCTGGTCGAGGTCGAGCGCATCATGGACATCAGCGCGCGCCTCGTGGTCAACCAGGCCGCGCTCAAGCTCAAGCGCGAGCCGATCCGCCGCATCATCGACGCCTTCGCGTCGGCCATTCCTTCCGCCTGA